Within the Solwaraspora sp. WMMA2056 genome, the region TGCCCGAACCCGAGGCGTGGGCCCGCAACAGCCGCCAGCCGGCGACGGCCAGACCCGCTGTGACCTCCTGCGAGAGCCGGGACTTGCCGACACCGGCCGACCCGGCGATCAGTGCACCGTGCCTGCCGGCGGGCGGGCCGGTCAATGCGGCCCGGACGGCCCGCAACTCGGCCTGCCGGCCCACCATGGGCGGTTGATCCACCTCCTTGTGACTCATGTCAACAGGCTCGCAGGTGGCGGCCACCGCCGACTACCTGACCGGCCCCGGCAGGTGCGGAACCCGCTGGCCCGGCCGACAGCGTCCGGAGTCTAGGCGGGGGCCGGGAAGCTGACGCCGGTCAGCTGCTCGCTCTCGGTCCACAGGCGGCGCGCGGTGGCGTCGTCGCGGGCGGCCGCGCTGCACCCGACGGCGACCGGCGGTCCGCTGAGCCCCAGCGGCCTGCCCGGCCCCCAGTAGCTGCCGCCGGCGGCGGTCGGGTCGGTCGCGGCCCGCAGCGTCGGCAGCGCACCGTCGTGCGGGGTCATCGCCACCAGCTGGCCGATCCGGGCGGCGACGCTGACCGTGTGCCGGGTCAGCTCGGTCGCGGTCCAGCCCGGGTGGGCGGCGGTGGCCCGCACCGGTGACCCGGCTCCGGTCAACCGGTGCTGCAGCTCCCGGGTGAACAGCAGGTTGGCGAGTTTGCTCTGCCCGTACGCCGCCCACCGCCGGTAACGCCGACGCTGCCAGTTGAGGTCGTCGAAGTCGATCCGGCCGGCCCGGTGGGCACCGCTGGACACGGACACCACCCGGGCACCCGGGCCGGCGGCCAGCAGCAGCGGCAGCAGCCGGCCGGTGAGCGCGAAGTGCCCCAGGTGGTTGATCCCGATCTGCAGTTCGAAGCCCTGCCGGGTGCGCCCCAGCGGCGGAGCCATCACCCCGGCGTTGTTGATCAGCAGGTCGAGCCGGTCGTGCCCGGCCCGGTACGCCTCGGCGAACGCGGCCACCGAGTCGAGGTCGGCCAGGTCCAGCGGGGCGCAGGTCACCGTACCCGGCACCCCGGTGGCCCGGATCCGTTCGGCCGCGCCGGCGGCCCGGTCGGCGTCCCGGCAGGCCAGCGTGACCTGCGCGCCTTTCGCGGCGAGCATCCGGGCGGTCTCGAAGCCGATGCCGGTGTTCGCCCCGGTGACGACGGCGGTCCGGCCGCTGTGGTCGGGGATGTCATCGAATGTCCACTGTGCCATGGTCACTCCTGTTCCACTGCGGTGCCGCCATCGAGGACGATGGTCACGGCGGTGTTCAGACCGGCACGGTACTCGTCGATCGACGACACCTTGTGCTTGAGGCCGAAGGACGTCGCGTGCAGATGGTCGGCCAGATCGCGGGCGGAGAGCCCGACCGACCGCCACCGGTCGGCCGCCCCGCTGTCGGCCAGCACCTGCTCGATCCCGTCGACCAGCCCCGCCTCGATCCGGCCGGCCAGCGGGCAGTTCAGGGTCGCGGCGGCGCTCAACAGCTCCTCGAAGTTGCCGTGCACCGCGGCCCCCACCCCCGGTGCCTGGCAGGCTTCGAACGCGCCGAGGATCCGCTGCCGCACGTCGAGGTCGGTGCGGTCGAAGGCGGCCCGGGTCGCCGTGCACACCGCGCTCACCATCCGCTCGACAGCGGCGACGAACAGCTCTTCCTTGGTCTTGAAGTGCAGGTAGAGCCCCTGCCGCGAGATGTTCGCCGCCCTGGCCAGGTCGTCCATCGAGGTCTTCTTGAACCCGTAGCGGATGAACACGTCGATGGCGGCGTCGGCGATCGCGTCCCGGCGGGCGCTGCCGGAGGTCACGCCGGATGCTCCGCGCGCCCCACCGCCGCGAACGGGTACGTCACGCCGGTCAACCGTTCGCTCTCGGTCCACAGCCGGCGGGCGACGACGGTGTCCCGGGCGCGGGCCGAGGCGCGGGCGGGTGCCGGCGGCCCGTACGTGCCGAATCGTCGGGCCGGCCCCCAGTAGCTGCCGCCGGTGACGGTCGGGTCGGTGGCGGCCCGCAGGCTCGGCAGCGCCCCGTCCGGCGGCTGCATCCGGATCATCCGGTCGATGCGCGACGGGTTGTCGCTGGCGGCGCGGCCCTGGTGGCGGCCGATGTCGGTGGAGGTGAGACCCGGGTGGGCGGCGACCGCCCGGACCGCCGAGCCGGCCTCGGTCAGCCGGTGCTGCAGTTCGAGGGTGAACAGCAGGTTGGCGAGCTTGCTCTGCCCGTACGCCGGCCACGGCCGGTAGCGGCGTTGCCGCCAGTTGAGGTCGTCGAGGTCGATGCCGCCGGTCCAGTGCGCCACGCTGGAGACGGTGACGACCCGCACGGCACCTGCCCGGTCGGCTCCGGACCGGTCGGCGCTTGCGGCCGCGTCGAGCAGCGGCAGCAGCTCACCGGTGAGCGCGAAGTGCCCCAGGTGGTTGGTGCCGAACTGCAGCTCGAAGCCCTGTCGGGTGCGCCCCAGCGGCGGCACCATCACCCCGGCGTTGTTGATCAGCAGGTCGAGCCGGTCGTGTGCGGCCCGGTAGGCGTCGGTGAACGCCCCGACCGAGTCGAGGTCGGCCAGGTCGAGCAGCGCCCCGGTGACCTCGCCGGCCGGTTCCTCGGCGCGGATCCGCTCCAGGGCGGCCGCGCCCTTGCCGGCGTCCCGGTAGGTCAGCGTGACGTGGGCGCCCTTGTGCGCCAGCATCCGGGCGGTGTGGAAGCCGATGCCGGTGTTCGCGCCGGTCACCACGGCGGTCCGGCCGGTCTGGTCGGGGGCGTCGTTGTACGTCCAGTGCGTCATTGCCCACCTGTCCTTGGTTGACTGATGAGACGAGCTTTACTCAATAGCTCTAATCTGTCAACCGCGTCTGATCCCTGAACAGCAGGCGGAGCACCCCGGCGGCAGTGCTCGAGGCGTCCTCGTCGGGGTCGTGCGGTACCGCGCCGGACAACCAGAGAGTGGCGAAGCCGTGCGCGATCGACCAGGCCGCCAGCCAGGCGCTGTCCCGGTCGTCGGCCGGGACGCGGGGGTCGGCGAGGGCGTCGCGCAGCGCCTGGCCGGCCCGCTGGCGGGCGGCGGTCAGTTCGGGCGCGTCGAACTGCAGCAGGCCCGGCTGGAACATCACCTCGAAGTGCCCGCGGTGCTCGACGCCGAACCGGACGTACGCCTGGCCGGCCGCCAGGATGTCGCCGCCGGCCGCGTCCAGCCGGTCGGCGAGCAGGTGCAGGCCCTCGGTGACGATCGCGGTCAACAGGCCGGTCTTGTCGCCGAAGTGGTGGGTCGGCGCGGCGTGCGAGACGCCGACCCGGCGGGCCAGGTCCCGCAGGCTCAGTGCGGCCGGCCCGCTCTCGGCGATCGCCTCGGTCGCGGCGATCAGCAGCGCTCGGCGCAGGTCCCCGTGGTGGTACGGCTGCGGCATCGGCCGAACTCCCATCTTGTCGTTGACAAGATGCTACCCGACATGGCTATCTTGGCAGTGTCAAGATGTGACCGTACGCCCGCGCACCCCGCGCCGACCCCGAGGAGAAGGCCCCATGAGTACGGCCGACAAGTGGCTGACCGTGATCGCACTGGTCAGCGTTCCGACGGTGATGTTCGGCGGCTACTCGCTGATGCGGCTGACCGCCGCCGGCAAACTCAACGACTTCCAGCGCTCCCTGTTCAAGGCCGGCCACGCCCACGCCGGGGTGCTGCTGGTGCTGACCCTGACCGCGCTGACCATCGCCGGCCGCGCCGGGCTGTCCGACCCGTACACCTGGGTGGTCGGCGGGCTGCTCGCCGCCGGCACGATCAGCCAGTCCGGCGGGTTCTTCCTGCACGCCGCGATCGGCCAGCCCGGCAAACGCTCGTTCGGCACCACGCTGACCGTGCTCGGCGCGGCGGAGCTCGCCGTCGCCCTGCTGCTGCTCGCCTGGGGCGTCGCCACCGCGCCGTGAGACAGCCACGCCGCAGAACGCTCGCGCCGTCAGGCGTTCGCTCCGTAAGACTTTCGCAAGGTGCCGACCGTCCCGGGACCGGCGGCGCCGGCCGTAGGCTGACCGGCGTGTGGAAACGCCTCGCAACCAAACCACTGACCTGGGTCCTCGCCGTCGCCCTGCTCGGCGCGGTGGCCTTCGGCGGCTACTGGTTCCAGCCCTGGAAGCTCGTCACCGACGAGGTCGTCGACGAAGCCGTACCGGTGGCCCAGGTGCCGGCTCCGCAGACCGCGGAGCCCGACACCGACCCGGCCGACCCGGCCTCGGCCAGTCCCGAGCCGACCAGTTCCGCACCGGCCAGCCCGTCGCCGGCCGGCAACCAGCTGATCGCCGCCGGCGAGTTCGTCACCCACGAGCACGAGACCACCGGCACCGCCCAGCTGATCCGCCTCGCCGACGGCGGACACCAGCTGGTGCTGCGGGACTTCGCCACCTCCAACGGCCCGGACCTGCGGGTCTGGCTCTCCGACCAGCCGGTGATCGACGGCCGCGACGGCTGGTTCGTCTTCGACGACGGTCGGTGGGCCGAGCTCGACCGGCTCAAGGGCAACCGGGGCAACCAGGTGTACGACATCCCCGACGACGTCGACCTGGACGCGTTGACCAGCGTCAGCATCTGGTGCAAGCGGTTCTCGGTGTCGTTCGGCGCCGCCGACCTGAGCGCCTGAGCCAGCCGATGACCACCCCCCTGGCCGCCGGCCCGCCCGCCCGGATCCTCGTCGTGGACGACGACCCCACCGTCTCCGACGTGGTCCGCCGCTATCTCGAACGGGCCGGCTGCCAGGTCGACCAGGCCGCCGACGGGCACACCGCGCTGGCCACGGTCGACCGGCACCGGCCCGACCTGGTGGTCCTGGACCTGATGCTGCCCGGGCTGGACGGGCTCGAGGTGTGCCGACGACTGCACCGGCAGGCCCGCGGCGTACCCGTGATCATGCTGACCGCCCTCGGTGAGGAGGCCGACCGGATCGTCGGCCTGCAGATGGGGGCCGACGACTACGTCACCAAGCCGTTCTCCCCCCGAGAGCTGGTGCTGCGGGTGCAGTCGGTGCTGCGCCGCGCCGGAACGGTGACCGGCCCGGCACCCGCCCCCGTCGCCGCCGACGGGCCCGTGCTGGTCGGCGACGGTGACCTCACCCTCGACGTGCGCCGCCGGGCCGCCCGCCGGGGTGGCACCGACCTGGCGCTGACCGTCCGCGAGTTCGACCTGCTGCTGCACCTGGTCCGCCATCCCGCACGCGCGTTCCGTCGCGACGAGCTGCTCGCCGAGGTGTGGGGCTGGAACTTCGGCGACCAGTCGACGGTCACCGTCCACGTACGACGACTGCGGGAGAAGATCGAACCGGATCCGGCCCGCCCCCGGCGGATCGTCACCGTCTGGGGTGTCGGCTACCGCTACGAACCGGCTGGAGCCGACCATGCCTGACCTGCCCGTCGGTGACATCCTCGCCGTTTTCGGCATCGGGCTGGCCGCGTCCCTGCTGGTCGCCGTGCCCGGCGCGGCCACGCTGCAGGTCCTGCGTCGGCGCAGCATCGTCGTGCACCTCACCATTCTGCTCACCGTCACCGTCCTGGCCGTCCTCGCCGGGGTCGTCGGTGCCGCCCAGGCAATGTTCCTGTCCGCCCACGACCGCGATGTCGTCGTGCTGGTGCTCGTCGCGTCCGGAGTGGTCAGTCTGGCCGTCGGCGGATGGCTCGGTGCCCGGCTGGCCCGCCAGGCGGTCTGGGCCGACCAGCTGCGCCAACGCGAACGCCAGGCCGAGGCGAACCGGCGGGAGCTCGTCGCCTGGGTGTCACACGACCTGCGGACGCCGCTGGCCGGGCTGCGGGCGATGGCCGAGGCACTGGAGGACGGCGTCGTGGCGGACCCGGTCACCACCGCCGAGTACCACCGGCGGATCCGGGTCGAGACCGACCGGATGACCCAACTGGTCGACGACCTGTTCGAGCTGTCCCGGATCAACGCCGGGGCGCTGCGGCTGTCGCTGCGTCCGGTGCCGCTGGCCGACGTCGTCTCCGACGCCCTGGCCTCCGCCGCGCCGCTGGCCCGGCTGCAGGGCATCCGGTTGCGGGCCGCCGAACACGGCTGGCCGGCGGTCGTGGCCAGCGAACCGGAGCTCGCCCGCATCGTCGGCAACCTGCTGCGCAACGCGATCCGGTTCACCCCGTACGACGGGGTGGTGCAGGTCAGCGCGGGCAGCGCGGACGGGTGGGCGTGGCTGGCGGTGGACGACACCTGCGGCGGCATCCCGGAGGCCGACCTGCCGCGGGTGTTCGACGTGGCGTTCCGCGGCGAACCGGCCCGTAGCCCGGCAGCGGTCGGCGCGACGCACGGCCCGGCAACGGTCGGTGCGGTGCGTGGCCCGCTCGGTTCGGCCCGCGCCGAGCCGGTGCCGGCCGGCGGCGGGCTCGGCCTGGCGATCGTCCGGGGTCTCGTCGAGGCACACGGCGGCCGGGTCGAGGTGACCAACGCCGGTCCCGGCTGCCGGTTCCTGGTCCACCTGCCGGCCGCCGGTTGACCAACGGTGCGGCTCAACCGACCGGCAGGTCGCGGCGGCGCAGCCCGACCAGACCGGCGGCGGCGAACCCGGCGGCCAGCAGGACCAGAACGACCAGCGGTACGGCGGACACCTGCCCGCCGGGCAGGGTCGGCAGATGGCTGAACGGGGAGAGGTCGCGCACCGCCGACGGCAGTCGTAGCAGCGCGCCGAACAGGGTCAGCCCGACGGCCACCACCAGCACCGCCCAACCGGCACCGGCCAACCGGGGTGCCAGCCCCACCAGAGCGAGGGCGAGCGCCGCGAGCAGCCACACCGCCGGCAGCTGCACCAGCGCGCCGGCCAGCACCCGGGCCACCTCCCGGCCGGAGTCCGCAGCGACCAGGGCATGCGTCGCCCCCATCGCCAGCCCGGCACCGGCCAGCACCACGACCGGACCGAGCAGGACGAAGATCAGCTGGCCGGCCGCCCAGCGGGTCCGCGACACCGGCGCGGCGAGCACCGGCTCGACCCGCCCGCTGGTCTCCTCGACCCGTAGCCGCCCCACGACGGCGATCGCGTACCCGGCGGCACCCATCCCGAACAGCCCGAGCATCGCGGCCAGGAACAGATCGACCAGCCCGCCGGCCCCGCCGAGCCGGGTGAACAGCTCGCGCAGCGTGGCATTGTCGGTCAACATGTCCCCGACTCCGCCGGCCACCCCACCGAGCACCACCCCGGTGAGTGCGAAGCCGACCGTCCAACCGACGAGCGGGCCCCGGTGCAGTCGCCACGCCAGCGTGACCGGGCCGGTCAACCGGGGTCCGGCCGTGGCCGGACCGCTGCCGGCCGCCAGCAGGCCGGACCCCAGGTCACGGCGGCCGTGCAGCACGGCGGCGACCGCGACCAGCCCGGCGGTCGCGGCGACGACCGGTCCGAGCATCCACCAGGCGTCGTCGGCGTACGGGCGCAGCCGCAGCACCCAGCCGAACGGCGACACCCCGCTCAGCCAGCCCAGCGGACCGCCGGTGTGACCACTGACGTCCCCGACGACCCGGCCGAGTACGGCGGCCCCGAGCGCGGCGACGGCGATGCCCCGGGCAGCCGGGGCGGTGGCGGCGAGCTGGGCGGTGACCGCGCCGACGGCGGCGAACAGCCAGCCTGACGCGGCGAACTGGGCTCCGAGGGCGAGCGACCCGGCGACCGGCAGGCCCTGGCCGGCCAGCCCGGCGGCGACCGCGCCGGCGAGCAGCAGGTTGGCGGCGAAGACGACGGTGAGGGCGGCGGCCGGGCCGGCGTACCGGCCGGTCGGGGCGGCGCCGAGCAGCTCGCGCCGGCCGGCCTCCTCCTCGGCGCGGGTGTGCCGCACGACGGTGAGCAGGCCGATCAGCGCCACGATGACCGTGACGATGCTGATCCGCCAGGCGACCAGGCCACCGGGGTCGGCGGTGTGCACCGGGCCGTAGAGCGCGACCAGCGCGGCGTTGGCGTTGCTGGTCTGCGCGAACGCCGACCGGTCGGCGGCGGTGGGGTAGAGGACGGGAAAGGCGGCGGCGAAGTTCGCCGGCATCACCGACAGCCAGACGATCCACAGTGGCAGGATCAGCCGGTCGCGGCGCAGGATCAGCCGGACCAGGTGGCCGGTGCCGGTCAGCGCGCTCACCGCTGCGCCCCGCTGCTCTGGTAGTGCCGCAGGAACAGCTCCTCCAGCGTCGGCGGCTGGCTGACCAGTGTCCGTACGCCGGCCTCGGCGAGCCGGCGCAGCACCGGTGCGAGCGCGTCCGGGTCGACCTCGCACCGCACCCGGTGGCCGTCGACGGTGAGCCCGTGCACCCCGGGTACGCCGCCGAGCCCGGCCGGGTCGGCCCCGGTCGGGCCCAGCCCGGCGTCCGCCCCGGCCGGCGCGGCGTCGGTCGCCTCCGGCAGGTCGGCGACGATCGTGGTACGGGTCAGGTGGCGCAGTTCGGTGAGGGTGCCGTTGGCGACGGTCCGTCCGTCCCGGACGATGGTGACCCGGTCGCACAGCGCTTCGACCTCGGCGAGGATGTGGCTGGACAGCAGGACGGTCCGGCCCTGCCGACCCGCCTCGGCGACGCAGTCGCGGAACACCGCCTCCATCAGCGGGTCCAGCCCGGAGGTGGGCTCGTCGAGCAGCAACAGCTCCACGTCGGCGGCGAGGGCGGCGATCAGCGCCACCTTCTGCCGGTTGCCCTTGGAGTAGGTGCGGCACTTCTTCGTCGGGTCCAGCGCGAAGCGTTCCAGCAGGTCGGCGCGGCGGCGCCGGTCGAGGCCGCCGCGCAGCCGGCCGAGCAGGTCGACGACTTCGCCGCCGGTCAGGTTCGGCCAGAGGCTGACGTCGCCCGGGACGTACGCG harbors:
- a CDS encoding oxidoreductase; protein product: MAQWTFDDIPDHSGRTAVVTGANTGIGFETARMLAAKGAQVTLACRDADRAAGAAERIRATGVPGTVTCAPLDLADLDSVAAFAEAYRAGHDRLDLLINNAGVMAPPLGRTRQGFELQIGINHLGHFALTGRLLPLLLAAGPGARVVSVSSGAHRAGRIDFDDLNWQRRRYRRWAAYGQSKLANLLFTRELQHRLTGAGSPVRATAAHPGWTATELTRHTVSVAARIGQLVAMTPHDGALPTLRAATDPTAAGGSYWGPGRPLGLSGPPVAVGCSAAARDDATARRLWTESEQLTGVSFPAPA
- a CDS encoding TetR/AcrR family transcriptional regulator, whose amino-acid sequence is MTSGSARRDAIADAAIDVFIRYGFKKTSMDDLARAANISRQGLYLHFKTKEELFVAAVERMVSAVCTATRAAFDRTDLDVRQRILGAFEACQAPGVGAAVHGNFEELLSAAATLNCPLAGRIEAGLVDGIEQVLADSGAADRWRSVGLSARDLADHLHATSFGLKHKVSSIDEYRAGLNTAVTIVLDGGTAVEQE
- a CDS encoding oxidoreductase, with product MTHWTYNDAPDQTGRTAVVTGANTGIGFHTARMLAHKGAHVTLTYRDAGKGAAALERIRAEEPAGEVTGALLDLADLDSVGAFTDAYRAAHDRLDLLINNAGVMVPPLGRTRQGFELQFGTNHLGHFALTGELLPLLDAAASADRSGADRAGAVRVVTVSSVAHWTGGIDLDDLNWRQRRYRPWPAYGQSKLANLLFTLELQHRLTEAGSAVRAVAAHPGLTSTDIGRHQGRAASDNPSRIDRMIRMQPPDGALPSLRAATDPTVTGGSYWGPARRFGTYGPPAPARASARARDTVVARRLWTESERLTGVTYPFAAVGRAEHPA
- a CDS encoding TetR/AcrR family transcriptional regulator; the protein is MPQPYHHGDLRRALLIAATEAIAESGPAALSLRDLARRVGVSHAAPTHHFGDKTGLLTAIVTEGLHLLADRLDAAGGDILAAGQAYVRFGVEHRGHFEVMFQPGLLQFDAPELTAARQRAGQALRDALADPRVPADDRDSAWLAAWSIAHGFATLWLSGAVPHDPDEDASSTAAGVLRLLFRDQTRLTD
- a CDS encoding DM13 domain-containing protein, giving the protein MTWVLAVALLGAVAFGGYWFQPWKLVTDEVVDEAVPVAQVPAPQTAEPDTDPADPASASPEPTSSAPASPSPAGNQLIAAGEFVTHEHETTGTAQLIRLADGGHQLVLRDFATSNGPDLRVWLSDQPVIDGRDGWFVFDDGRWAELDRLKGNRGNQVYDIPDDVDLDALTSVSIWCKRFSVSFGAADLSA
- a CDS encoding response regulator transcription factor — translated: MTTPLAAGPPARILVVDDDPTVSDVVRRYLERAGCQVDQAADGHTALATVDRHRPDLVVLDLMLPGLDGLEVCRRLHRQARGVPVIMLTALGEEADRIVGLQMGADDYVTKPFSPRELVLRVQSVLRRAGTVTGPAPAPVAADGPVLVGDGDLTLDVRRRAARRGGTDLALTVREFDLLLHLVRHPARAFRRDELLAEVWGWNFGDQSTVTVHVRRLREKIEPDPARPRRIVTVWGVGYRYEPAGADHA
- a CDS encoding HAMP domain-containing sensor histidine kinase, whose translation is MPDLPVGDILAVFGIGLAASLLVAVPGAATLQVLRRRSIVVHLTILLTVTVLAVLAGVVGAAQAMFLSAHDRDVVVLVLVASGVVSLAVGGWLGARLARQAVWADQLRQRERQAEANRRELVAWVSHDLRTPLAGLRAMAEALEDGVVADPVTTAEYHRRIRVETDRMTQLVDDLFELSRINAGALRLSLRPVPLADVVSDALASAAPLARLQGIRLRAAEHGWPAVVASEPELARIVGNLLRNAIRFTPYDGVVQVSAGSADGWAWLAVDDTCGGIPEADLPRVFDVAFRGEPARSPAAVGATHGPATVGAVRGPLGSARAEPVPAGGGLGLAIVRGLVEAHGGRVEVTNAGPGCRFLVHLPAAG
- a CDS encoding ABC transporter permease — translated: MSALTGTGHLVRLILRRDRLILPLWIVWLSVMPANFAAAFPVLYPTAADRSAFAQTSNANAALVALYGPVHTADPGGLVAWRISIVTVIVALIGLLTVVRHTRAEEEAGRRELLGAAPTGRYAGPAAALTVVFAANLLLAGAVAAGLAGQGLPVAGSLALGAQFAASGWLFAAVGAVTAQLAATAPAARGIAVAALGAAVLGRVVGDVSGHTGGPLGWLSGVSPFGWVLRLRPYADDAWWMLGPVVAATAGLVAVAAVLHGRRDLGSGLLAAGSGPATAGPRLTGPVTLAWRLHRGPLVGWTVGFALTGVVLGGVAGGVGDMLTDNATLRELFTRLGGAGGLVDLFLAAMLGLFGMGAAGYAIAVVGRLRVEETSGRVEPVLAAPVSRTRWAAGQLIFVLLGPVVVLAGAGLAMGATHALVAADSGREVARVLAGALVQLPAVWLLAALALALVGLAPRLAGAGWAVLVVAVGLTLFGALLRLPSAVRDLSPFSHLPTLPGGQVSAVPLVVLVLLAAGFAAAGLVGLRRRDLPVG
- a CDS encoding ABC transporter ATP-binding protein — protein: METTIRVRGLTKRYGRSTALDGLDLTVSAGEVHGFLGPNGAGKTSTIRVLLGLVRADGGQAQVLGGDPWRDAVAVHRRLAYVPGDVSLWPNLTGGEVVDLLGRLRGGLDRRRRADLLERFALDPTKKCRTYSKGNRQKVALIAALAADVELLLLDEPTSGLDPLMEAVFRDCVAEAGRQGRTVLLSSHILAEVEALCDRVTIVRDGRTVANGTLTELRHLTRTTIVADLPEATDAAPAGADAGLGPTGADPAGLGGVPGVHGLTVDGHRVRCEVDPDALAPVLRRLAEAGVRTLVSQPPTLEELFLRHYQSSGAQR